In the bacterium genome, CGGCGCGCCGGCGCCGGTGCCGGCGCCGGTAGGGCGGATCATGCGGGGCGCGATCGTCGCGCTGGTCCTCGTGTTCCTGGCGGCGACCGTCTTTGCGCTCAGCAACACGGCGGTCGTCACCGTGTGGTTTTGGCAGTGGCAAATCTACACCGGGTCGCTGGCCCTCGCCATCGTCGGGGCGGGCGTGCTCGGCGCGCTGTTGACCTTCCTGCCGTCCCTCGCCCGGCACGCCCGCCTACGCGGCCGGCTGCGCGATCTGGAGCGCCGCCTCGCCGCGCACCAGCCCGCCGCGCCGGCGGACGGCGTGCCTCCCGCATCGAGCACGCCACCGTCCGATATCGGGCAGACCCGGCGGCTCTGGTAGGAAGGCCCAACGGCCGCGGCCGCCTCCGCCGCCGCGCCGGGCGGCTTCCGGAACACGCTATAATAAGTGGGACGATGGCCGTTCTCGACCGACCGGCGTGGATCGTCGCGCCCGCGGATGCCGGCGCCGCGGAGTTCGCCCGCGCCCTGGGCGTCCATCCGCTGGTCGCCGGGGTGCTGCGGCGGCGGGGCATCACGAGCGTCGAGGCGGCGCGCGCGTTTCTCTCCCCCTCACTCGACGACTTGAGTGATCCGTCGGCCGTTCCCGGCATGGACGACGCGGTCGGGCTGGTCGCCGCCGCCGTCCGGACCGGACGGCGGATCGCCATCCACGGCGACTACGACGTCGACGGGATTACCGCGACCGCGATACTCGTGCGCGCGCTTCGCGCCCTCGGGGCCGAGCCGCGCTGGCGGCTGCCGCACCGGATCACGGACGGGTACGGGCTCGGGGTGCCGGCCGTCGAAGCGCTGGCGGCCGGCGGCGCGGAACTGTTGATCGCCGCCGACTGCGGCATCACGGCGGTGGACGCAGTCGCGCGCGCCCGGGCGCTGGGCCTCCAGGTCGTCGTCCTCGATCACCACTCCCCGGGCGCCGGCCGCCCGGCCGCGCGGATCGTCGCGCCGGCCCCCGCGGAAGGCGAAGCCGCGCCGTGCGCGGCAGGTCTCGCGTTTCTGTTCGCGTGGGCTCTTCGCCGCGAACTCGGACACGCCCCGGCGCTCCCCGCGGACCTCGCGGCCCTCGCGGCGATCGGCACCGTGGCGGACGTCGTCCCGCTCGCCGGCGACAATCGCCGACTCGTCGCCGGCGGTCTCGACCGGCTGCGAACGGACCCCCCGCTCGGGATCAGGGCCCTGCTCGACGAGGCGGCGATCGCCGGCCCCGTCGACACGTGGCACATCGGGTGGCAGATCGCGCCGCGCCTGAACGCCCCGGGCCGGCTCGGCGATCCCGCGCCGTCGCTCGCATTGCTGCTCACGGACGATCCGTCGGAGGCCCGCGCGCTCGCGCAGACGCTGGACGCGGCCAACCGCGAACGGCAGCTGATTCTCGATCAGGTCCTGGCCGAAGCGATCGCCCAAGTCGATGAGGCGTCGCCGCGGGGGGCCCCGGGTCCGATGGGCATCGTCGTCGCCGGCAATGGCTGGCATCCCGGCGTCGTCGGGCTCGTCGCCGGCCGCCTCGCCGAGGCGTACCGGCGTCCCGCGGTCGCGATCGCGCTGTCCGACGGCGCGGGGCGCGGCTCGGCGCGCAGCGTGTCCGGCTTCAACCTGGTGGACGCCCTCGCCGCCTGCGGGGGGCACCTGCTCGAGTTCGGCGGCCATGCGATGGCCGCCGGGCTGTCCATCGAAGGCCGCGCGATCCCGGCGTTCCGGGAGTGCTTCGTCGGCCGCGCGGCCGGCGTGCTGGCCGCGCTGCCGCCGCCGCGCGTGCAGGTAGACGCGGAGGTCGGCCTCGGCGATCTCACGCCCGGGCTCGTGCGCGAGCTCGAGCGCCTGGCCCCGTTTGGACCGGCGAATCCGGCGCCGGTGCTCGCCGTCCGAAACGTGCGGCCGGTGACGCGCCGGCTCGTCGGGGACGGGGCGCATCTCGGCATCGGCGTGACCGACGGGACGTCGTTTGCCGATGCGATCGGCTTCTCGATGGCCGGGTGGGCGGACATCCTGACGCTCACCGGTGCCGCGGTCGATCTGGCGTTCACCCCGGAGCTGGAGCCCGCATTCGGGGGCGAGCGGGTGCGGTTGCGCCTGCGGGCGCTCGATGTGCCCGGTCTCGACGTGGAGGCGGTGCTCGGTGATACGGGACTCGTCATCGACCGGCTGTTCCGCCGCGCCGGGGACTTCCTCGGTGACACGCCCTACGACGGCCTTGAAGACGCCGCGGCGTTTCACACCAAAGTGGTCGGGGTCACGTTCGATGATCGTCAAGCGGCGGTGGCGGCGTTGCGGACGGGCGACCGGCTCCGGCTCCGCCGCGAACCCGGCAACCCGCACGATCCCCACGCGGTGCAGGTGCGAAGCGCCGACGACCGTCAGATCGGGTATCTCAACGCCCGGCTCGCGGGCCGGCTCGCGCCGCTCATGGACGCGGGCGTCCCGTACCTCGCATCGGTCTCGGGATTGACCGGAGGCGGCGACCGCGCGGCCGGGGTCAACGTCTTCATCGAACGGACGCCCGAGCCGGCGGCCGCAGACGAGACCCTGCCCCCGGCGACGGGGCCGGGGCGGACCTGGCGGGGCGGTGCCGCGCGGGACCTACCGGCGCGACTTCCGGTGCAACTCAACGCCGGCCGGCCGTTTCGCGCCGGCCTGCGTGAAGCCCTCGAGTTGCTGGCCGAGCGGCGGACGGTGGCGCTCATGACCCCGCATGGACGCGGGCGCGCCATCGCGTTTGCGGCGGCCGCCGCCCTCGCCGCAGCGGATCACCGGGGTACCCTCGTGATTGTCCCGTCGTCCCCCCGCGCCGTGCATCGCGCGGCGCAGCTGGCCTCGCGGCTCGGCCCGCTCGGCCTCCGCGTCGACGTCGCGCACGGCCTGCAGGCGTTGCGGGCTCGGGACCGCGTGAGTGAGGCCCTGGGCGCGGGCACCGTGGACGTGCTGGTCGCCACGACACAGATGTTGGCGGAGCCGGGATGGCTCTCGGCCTTCCTGCCGCGCGTCGGAACGATCGTCCTCGACGGCGGCGGAGAGCCGGAATGGGGTGCCGTACCCCGGGAGGTCGAGGCACCGGCCGTGCTGGCGGTCGGAGACGGTGGATTCTGCCGCGCCGCGGCGCGCCTGTTCGGAGGCATGGCGATCGTCGACGACCACGCCGGGCGGGCGCCGGTGACCGTCATCGACCGGCGCGCTGAGGCCGGACCCGAGGGCCTCTGGCCCATCCTGGACGAGACGATCCGCGGGGGCGGAAAAACCGTGGCGGTCGCGGCGCCGCGCGAAGCGGCGGTGCGGATCGCCTCCCTCGCCCGGGAGCAACACGCGCCGGTCCGCGTCGCCTACCTGCACGGCGGCCTGCCCCCTCGGCTGCGGGAGATCGTGACCCAGGCGTTCCGCGAAGGACGGGTCGACGTCCTGGTGGCGACCACGGCGCTCGACGAAGAAGCGCTGCCGCCCGACGTGCAGCACGTCGTACTGGGCGCGCTCGCGCCCGATCTCGACTGGTCCTTGGCGGCGTGCGGCGGCGCACTGGCCGGCCGGCGGCCGGTGACGGTCATCCTCGCGGCCGGCGGGCACGACCGCGGGCGGTATCGGCGGGCGCTCGAGGAGCAGGCGCCGGGACGGGAGGCGCTCGTCGCGATCTACCGCGCCCTTCGTGACTGGCGCGGCGGGCGGCCGTTCCGCTGGCCCGATGACGCGGCCTGGGCGCACCTCGCCGCGGCGGTCCCGGGGCTCGCCCGCGCCGCCGTCGATGCGGCATGTGCTATCTTTGTGGAAGCAGGCCTCGCGTCCCGGGAGAGCCTGCCCCCCGGCGCCCCGTCTAGCGCCCCGCTTGTCGCGGGGCAGGTGGGGCAGACGGGCGGGTTTCAGATTCAGCTTTCCCCGGCGGCGGGGCGCCGGGACCTCGCCGCATCGGTTCGCTATCGGGAGGGCCGGCGCGCCCGCGAACTGTTCGAGGCCGGCGCCGCCTGGATGCTGGCGGTCACCACCGCGGAGGTACAGCGCAGTCTATGACCGGGGTTCCGGTCCGGCAGGACGTCCGAGAAGGTCCGCTTCCGGCCGACGTTGCGGACCTGCTGCGCCGTGTTCGCGAGACGAATCCGCGGGCCGACCGGGATCTCCTCCTGCGCGCCTATTATTTCGCCCGCGACGCGCACGCCGGACAGACGCGCGCGTCCGGCGAGCCGTACGTGAGCCACAGCGTCGCGGTGGCGTCGATTCTGGTCGGCCTGCGCCTCGACGCGGCGACCATCGCCGCGGCGCTGCTCCACGACGTACCGGAGGACACGCCGCACTCCCTCGACGAGGTGCGGGAGGCGTTCGGCCCGGAAATCGCCAGCCTGGTCGACGGCGTCACCAAGCTCGGCCGGATCGAGTGGAAGAGCCGCGAGGAACGCCAGGCGGAAAATCTCCGCAAGATGTTCCTGGCGATGGCGAGCGACATCCGCATCATCCTGATCAAGCTCGCCGACCGCGTGCACAACATGCGCACGCTCGAGCACCTGCCGGAGTGGAAGCAGAAGCGCACGGCGCGGGAGACCCTCGAGATTTACGCGCCGCTCACCGAGCGCCTCGGCATCGGGACGATCCGGCGGGAGCTGGAGGACCTGTCGTTTGGCGTGCTGGAACCCGAGGCGTACGCCTCCATCAGCGGCGAGATCGACCGGACGAGTCAGGCGCAGGAAGCGCTCACCGGGCGCGTCCTCGACACGCTGTACACGGAACTGAACCGCGCCGGCATCCGCGTCGACCGCGCCAGCCTGAACGCCCGTCCGAAGCACGTCTACAGCATCTACCAGAAGATGCAGCGTCCCAAATACCAGGGCCAGGGCGTCGGCCGCATCTACGACCGCACCGGCGTGCGCGTCGTCGTCAACGACGTCCGCGAGTGCTACGAGACCCTCGGGATCGTCCACTCGCTGTGGAAGCCGATTCCCGGCGAAGTCGACGACTACATCGCCAACCCCAAGACGAGCGGCTACCAGTCGCTTCACACCGCGGTCATCTGCGAGGGCCAGCCGCTCGAGATCCAGATCCGGACGCCGCAGATGCACCGCGACGCCGAGCACGGTATCGCGGCGCACTGGCGCTACAAGGAAGGCGGCGGCCGGGCGGAGGGGGCGTTCGCGCAAAAGCTGTCCTGGCTCCGCCAGCTGCTCGAGTGGCACCAGGAAATGCACGACGCGCGGGAGTTCATGCACTCGGTCAAGATCGACCTGTTCCAGAACGAGGTCTTCGTCTTCACCCCGATGGGCGACGTCATCGATCTGCCGGCGGGCGCCACCCCGGTCGATTTCGCGTTCCGCATTCACACCGACGTCGGGTACCGGACGACCGGCGCCAAGGTCAACGGGCGGCTGGTCCCCCTGAGCCACCGGCTGCAGTCGGGCGACATCGTCGAGGTGGTGACGAGCAAGACGGCGACGGGGCCCAGCCGGGACTGGCTCGCGTTCGTCGAGACGACCAATGCGCGCACGAAGATCCGCCAGTGGTTCAAGCGGGAGCGGCGGGACGAGAACATCGTCCGCGGGCGCGAGTTGCTGGAAAAAGAGCTTCGGCGGGGCGGGGGCGGCGTGTCGCTCGCGCGGCCCGATCCGCTCCGGGCCGTCGCCGCCCGGTTCGGCCTGCCCGACGACCAGGAGCTGCTCGCGGCCGTCGGCAACGGGGATGTGTCGCTGCTTCAAGTTGTCCAGGCGCTGCGCGGCGGCCCGGCCGAGCCCCCGCAGGAGGAACTCCCGGCCGAGCGACCGGCCGCGCCGCCGCCGCCGCCCGCGGGCGCCGCGCGCGGCATCCGGGTGCGCGGCGTGGAGAACGTCCTCATGCGGTTCGCCCGCTGCTGCAGTCCGCTGCCGGGCGACCGGGTCCTCGGCTACACGACGCAGGGCCGCGGCGTGACGATCCACCGCGCGGACTGTCCGAACCTGCCGTTCCTGCGCGCGCACCCCGAGCGCATCCTGGACGTGGAATGGGAGCCGACGTCCGACGGCACCTACCCGGTCGCGATCGAGGTCGAGGCCACCGACCGCGTGGGTCTGCTGAAGGACATCCTCACCGCGGTCGCCGAGCACAAGACGAACGTCGTCTCGATCAATTCGCGCGTGCGCAAGGACAAAATCGTGGTGACCAGCATCGTCATGGACATCCGCAACGTCAGCCAGCTGACCGCCGTGACGCAGCGCATCGGCCAGGTGAAAGACGTCCTGAGCGTCGAACGGGTCGTTCCGCACTAAGGCGCCTCGCGACACCGCCTGCCCCGCGTGCCCCGCCTTGCCCCGCCTGCCCCGCGTCAGACGGGGCGTCAGACGGGGCGCCCGTCTCCGGGGGGCCCGATTGTGCCGTATAATGTGGCCTAGCGTCGATCGGAGGGGAGATGAGATGATCCTGACCGCCGCCCGTGTCGGGGTGTTCACCGAATCCGTCATCCGCGAGATGACGCGTCTGGCGATGGAGCACGGTGCTGTCAACCTCGCCCAGGGATTTCCCGATTTTCCGGCGCCGGCCGAGCTGCTGGCCGCCGGCGCCAAGGCGCTCGCGGACGGTCACAACCAGTACGCCGTGACGTGGGGCGCGCCGCGGCTCCGGCAGGCCATCGCCGAGAAGGCGCGCTGGTTCAACGGCATCGACGCCGACCCCGACCGCCACATCACGGTGACGTGCGGCGCGACGGAAGCGATGATGGCGACGATGCTCGCGACGATCAACCCGGGCGACGAGGTGATCGTCTTCGAACCGTTCTACGAGAACTACGGGCCGGACGCGAAGCTGTCGGGCGCGGTGCCGAAATTCGTGCCGATCCGCCTGGCGCCGGGATTCCCGATCGATCTGGACGCGGTCCGCTCCGCGATCACGCCCTGCACCAAGGCGATCATCGTGAACACCCCGCACAACCCGAGCGGCAAGGTGTTCACACGCGCGGAGCTCGAGGGCATCGCCGAGCTGTGCCGCCGCCACGACCTGCTGGCCTTCACGGACGAGGTGTACGAGCACATCATCTACGACGGCCATCCGCATCTGAGTCTCGCGGCCCTTCCCGGCATGGCGGACCGGACCGTGATCGTGAACAGCGTCTCGAAGAGTTACAGTGTCACCGGCTGGCGCGTCGGCTGGACCATCGCGCCGCCGCGGATCGCGGATGGGATCCGGAAGGTGCACGACTTTCTCACCGTGGGCGCCGCGGCGCCGCTGCAGGAGGCGGCGGTGACCGCGCTCGGTTTTCCGCGCGCCTACTACGCGACCCTCGCCGCGATGTACCAGCGGAAGCGCGACGCCCTGCTCGAGATCCTCCGGGAGGCCGGGTTCCAGTGCCTGGTGCCGGAGGGCGCGTACTACATCATGTGCGACATCACGCCGTTCGGCTTCGAGAGTGACGAGGTCTTCACGAAATACCTGATCGAGCGGATCGGCGTCGCGCCGGTGCCGGGATTTTCGTTCTTCCACGACCCCGCCGCGGGGCGGCGGTACGTCCGGTTCGCCTTCCCGAAACGCGATGAAACCTTCGCGGAAGTCCGCGGACGGCTGGCTGCGCTCCGCCCGCTGGCCGAGGGAGCGGCGGCGGGCCCCGCGCCCCGGTAAGAACATGGTCCAGCCTTCGCCGCGCGAGCTGGCGGCAACCCGGCGGGAGACCCCGGCGGCGCCACCGCCGGGGCCGGCCTCCTGGTCGGCCTACCGCGCGGAATTCCCCATCTTCGAACGGACCGCGTACCTCAACAGCTGCTCGCTCGGCGCGCTCGGCGCGCGCGTCCGCGCCGCGGTCGGACGCTTCCTCGACCTGTGGGACGTCTCGGGGGCATCGGCCTGGTATGGGCCCTGGTGGGACGAACTCGACGCGCTTCGCGCGTCGCTGGCGGCGGTCATCGGCGCCGATCCCGAGGAGGTCGCGCTCGCGCCGTCGATCACCGGCGCCATCACCGCCGTGGCCAGCTGCTTCGATTATCGCGCCCGGCCGCGGGTGATCGTCTCGGACATCGACTTCCCCACGGTGCCGTACCAATGGCTGGCCCGGGCTTCCGGCGGGGTCGAGGTCGTGTTTGCCTCGAGCCCCGACGGCCTGTCGGTGCCGCTCGAGACGTTCGCCAGCCTCATCGACGAGCGGACCCAGCTCGTGGTCGCCTCGCACGTCTACTTCCAGAGCGGCGCAGTGCAGGACATCGAAGCCCTCGCCCGGTTGGCGCATGCGCAGGGAGCGCTGTTGCTGGTCGACGCCTACCAGTCCGTCGGGCAGATCCCCATGGACGTCCATGCGGCCGGCGCGGACTTCCTCGTCACCGGCGGGCTCAAGTGGCTGCTCGGCGGGCCGGGCATCGCCTACCTGTACGCCCGGCGCGGCCTGCACGCGACGCTCGCGCCATCGGTCGTCGGGTGGTTCGCGCATCGCCGCCAATTCGCGTTCGACACCCGCCGCCTCGAATACGCCGAGGACGCCCGCCGGTTCCAGGCCGGGACGCCGTCGCTCGCCGCCGTCTACGCCGCCCGCGCCGGCCTCGAGTACGTGCGCGAGATCGGCCCGGCGCGGCTG is a window encoding:
- a CDS encoding bifunctional (p)ppGpp synthetase/guanosine-3',5'-bis(diphosphate) 3'-pyrophosphohydrolase, with the protein product MTGVPVRQDVREGPLPADVADLLRRVRETNPRADRDLLLRAYYFARDAHAGQTRASGEPYVSHSVAVASILVGLRLDAATIAAALLHDVPEDTPHSLDEVREAFGPEIASLVDGVTKLGRIEWKSREERQAENLRKMFLAMASDIRIILIKLADRVHNMRTLEHLPEWKQKRTARETLEIYAPLTERLGIGTIRRELEDLSFGVLEPEAYASISGEIDRTSQAQEALTGRVLDTLYTELNRAGIRVDRASLNARPKHVYSIYQKMQRPKYQGQGVGRIYDRTGVRVVVNDVRECYETLGIVHSLWKPIPGEVDDYIANPKTSGYQSLHTAVICEGQPLEIQIRTPQMHRDAEHGIAAHWRYKEGGGRAEGAFAQKLSWLRQLLEWHQEMHDAREFMHSVKIDLFQNEVFVFTPMGDVIDLPAGATPVDFAFRIHTDVGYRTTGAKVNGRLVPLSHRLQSGDIVEVVTSKTATGPSRDWLAFVETTNARTKIRQWFKRERRDENIVRGRELLEKELRRGGGGVSLARPDPLRAVAARFGLPDDQELLAAVGNGDVSLLQVVQALRGGPAEPPQEELPAERPAAPPPPPAGAARGIRVRGVENVLMRFARCCSPLPGDRVLGYTTQGRGVTIHRADCPNLPFLRAHPERILDVEWEPTSDGTYPVAIEVEATDRVGLLKDILTAVAEHKTNVVSINSRVRKDKIVVTSIVMDIRNVSQLTAVTQRIGQVKDVLSVERVVPH
- a CDS encoding LapA family protein, whose product is GAPAPVPAPVGRIMRGAIVALVLVFLAATVFALSNTAVVTVWFWQWQIYTGSLALAIVGAGVLGALLTFLPSLARHARLRGRLRDLERRLAAHQPAAPADGVPPASSTPPSDIGQTRRLW
- a CDS encoding aminotransferase class I/II-fold pyridoxal phosphate-dependent enzyme, whose product is MILTAARVGVFTESVIREMTRLAMEHGAVNLAQGFPDFPAPAELLAAGAKALADGHNQYAVTWGAPRLRQAIAEKARWFNGIDADPDRHITVTCGATEAMMATMLATINPGDEVIVFEPFYENYGPDAKLSGAVPKFVPIRLAPGFPIDLDAVRSAITPCTKAIIVNTPHNPSGKVFTRAELEGIAELCRRHDLLAFTDEVYEHIIYDGHPHLSLAALPGMADRTVIVNSVSKSYSVTGWRVGWTIAPPRIADGIRKVHDFLTVGAAAPLQEAAVTALGFPRAYYATLAAMYQRKRDALLEILREAGFQCLVPEGAYYIMCDITPFGFESDEVFTKYLIERIGVAPVPGFSFFHDPAAGRRYVRFAFPKRDETFAEVRGRLAALRPLAEGAAAGPAPR
- a CDS encoding aminotransferase class V-fold PLP-dependent enzyme, giving the protein MVQPSPRELAATRRETPAAPPPGPASWSAYRAEFPIFERTAYLNSCSLGALGARVRAAVGRFLDLWDVSGASAWYGPWWDELDALRASLAAVIGADPEEVALAPSITGAITAVASCFDYRARPRVIVSDIDFPTVPYQWLARASGGVEVVFASSPDGLSVPLETFASLIDERTQLVVASHVYFQSGAVQDIEALARLAHAQGALLLVDAYQSVGQIPMDVHAAGADFLVTGGLKWLLGGPGIAYLYARRGLHATLAPSVVGWFAHRRQFAFDTRRLEYAEDARRFQAGTPSLAAVYAARAGLEYVREIGPARLRARQIELLADLAAGLREIGAAPRVRGRVEDLAGILTVPVPDPAGAVAALRREQVIVDSRPGVIRLSPYFYNNAEDSERALAALRRHLG
- the recJ gene encoding single-stranded-DNA-specific exonuclease RecJ — its product is MAVLDRPAWIVAPADAGAAEFARALGVHPLVAGVLRRRGITSVEAARAFLSPSLDDLSDPSAVPGMDDAVGLVAAAVRTGRRIAIHGDYDVDGITATAILVRALRALGAEPRWRLPHRITDGYGLGVPAVEALAAGGAELLIAADCGITAVDAVARARALGLQVVVLDHHSPGAGRPAARIVAPAPAEGEAAPCAAGLAFLFAWALRRELGHAPALPADLAALAAIGTVADVVPLAGDNRRLVAGGLDRLRTDPPLGIRALLDEAAIAGPVDTWHIGWQIAPRLNAPGRLGDPAPSLALLLTDDPSEARALAQTLDAANRERQLILDQVLAEAIAQVDEASPRGAPGPMGIVVAGNGWHPGVVGLVAGRLAEAYRRPAVAIALSDGAGRGSARSVSGFNLVDALAACGGHLLEFGGHAMAAGLSIEGRAIPAFRECFVGRAAGVLAALPPPRVQVDAEVGLGDLTPGLVRELERLAPFGPANPAPVLAVRNVRPVTRRLVGDGAHLGIGVTDGTSFADAIGFSMAGWADILTLTGAAVDLAFTPELEPAFGGERVRLRLRALDVPGLDVEAVLGDTGLVIDRLFRRAGDFLGDTPYDGLEDAAAFHTKVVGVTFDDRQAAVAALRTGDRLRLRREPGNPHDPHAVQVRSADDRQIGYLNARLAGRLAPLMDAGVPYLASVSGLTGGGDRAAGVNVFIERTPEPAAADETLPPATGPGRTWRGGAARDLPARLPVQLNAGRPFRAGLREALELLAERRTVALMTPHGRGRAIAFAAAAALAAADHRGTLVIVPSSPRAVHRAAQLASRLGPLGLRVDVAHGLQALRARDRVSEALGAGTVDVLVATTQMLAEPGWLSAFLPRVGTIVLDGGGEPEWGAVPREVEAPAVLAVGDGGFCRAAARLFGGMAIVDDHAGRAPVTVIDRRAEAGPEGLWPILDETIRGGGKTVAVAAPREAAVRIASLAREQHAPVRVAYLHGGLPPRLREIVTQAFREGRVDVLVATTALDEEALPPDVQHVVLGALAPDLDWSLAACGGALAGRRPVTVILAAGGHDRGRYRRALEEQAPGREALVAIYRALRDWRGGRPFRWPDDAAWAHLAAAVPGLARAAVDAACAIFVEAGLASRESLPPGAPSSAPLVAGQVGQTGGFQIQLSPAAGRRDLAASVRYREGRRARELFEAGAAWMLAVTTAEVQRSL